Proteins co-encoded in one Ruegeria sp. HKCCD4315 genomic window:
- the phnH gene encoding phosphonate C-P lyase system protein PhnH produces the protein MAAQTQFSGGFQNAPVQAAHAFRAAMTVMARPGDIRTLTGSEPPAPLSVAAGTLLLTLCDPETKVHLASDADTDAVRKWLTFHTGAPIVSADQADFAVGTWGALGPLNAYRIGTPEYPDRSATLIVECDQLEQSGAILSGPGIKDTARLSLPDVPALQGNAMLYPLGCDFFFTCGDRIAALPRSTQIRTEG, from the coding sequence ATGGCTGCGCAAACACAGTTTTCCGGGGGCTTTCAAAACGCGCCTGTCCAGGCCGCCCACGCGTTTCGTGCGGCCATGACCGTCATGGCGCGCCCGGGTGATATTCGCACCCTAACGGGCAGTGAACCCCCTGCGCCTTTGTCCGTGGCAGCAGGTACGCTGTTGCTGACGCTGTGCGACCCCGAAACGAAGGTGCATCTGGCCAGTGACGCTGATACCGATGCGGTTCGCAAATGGCTGACCTTCCACACGGGCGCGCCGATTGTGTCAGCGGATCAGGCGGATTTTGCCGTTGGTACGTGGGGCGCGTTAGGTCCTTTGAACGCCTATCGTATCGGGACGCCGGAATACCCGGACCGGTCTGCGACCCTAATTGTAGAATGCGACCAGCTTGAGCAAAGCGGTGCCATACTGAGCGGCCCTGGGATCAAGGACACCGCGCGGTTGTCTCTGCCGGATGTTCCAGCGCTTCAAGGCAATGCGATGCTGTATCCGCTGGGGTGCGATTTCTTCTTTACCTGCGGTGACAGGATCGCGGCTCTGCCGCGCAGCACGCAGATCAGGACAGAGGGCTAA
- a CDS encoding carbon-phosphorus lyase complex subunit PhnI: protein MYVAVKGGEKAIENAHTWLAEERRGATDVAELSLAQIREQLSLAVNRVMAEGSLFDPDLAALAIKQARGDLIEAIFLVRAYRTTLPRFGYSNPVETSQMACDRRISATFKDAPGGQVLGPTFDYTHRLLDFKLAADGEAPKAPEGAARQEPTPHITEFLKGEDIIQDESASDDTPGDLTREPMEFPSNRPLRLQSLTRGDEGFVLGMAYSTQRGYARNHAFVGELRIGKVAVEMDIPELGFAIDIGEVELTECETVNQFTGSKTEPPQFTRGYGLVFGQSERKSIAMALVDRALRWEELGEDNLGAPAQDEEFVLSHADNIQATGFLEHIKLPHYVDFQSELELVRKLRREAEERIMPKEAAE from the coding sequence ATGTATGTAGCTGTCAAAGGGGGCGAAAAAGCCATCGAGAACGCCCATACGTGGCTGGCCGAAGAACGCCGGGGCGCGACTGATGTGGCGGAACTGAGCCTTGCGCAGATCCGCGAACAACTGAGCCTTGCCGTAAACCGGGTCATGGCTGAAGGGTCGTTGTTCGACCCCGACCTTGCGGCGCTGGCAATCAAGCAAGCGCGTGGTGATCTGATTGAGGCGATCTTTCTGGTCCGTGCTTACCGTACGACTCTGCCGCGCTTTGGCTATTCCAACCCGGTCGAGACCTCTCAGATGGCGTGTGACCGCCGGATCTCGGCCACGTTCAAGGATGCGCCCGGCGGGCAGGTTCTCGGTCCGACTTTCGACTACACCCACCGTTTGCTGGACTTCAAACTGGCTGCTGATGGTGAAGCCCCTAAGGCACCCGAAGGCGCGGCACGTCAGGAGCCGACGCCCCATATCACCGAGTTCCTGAAAGGTGAGGACATCATTCAGGATGAATCCGCCAGCGATGACACCCCGGGCGACCTGACCCGCGAGCCGATGGAGTTTCCGTCAAACCGTCCCTTGCGCTTACAGTCGCTGACCCGCGGGGACGAGGGCTTTGTACTGGGCATGGCCTATTCCACCCAGCGCGGCTACGCCCGCAACCATGCGTTTGTCGGCGAACTGCGCATCGGCAAGGTCGCGGTCGAAATGGACATCCCCGAGCTGGGTTTCGCCATTGATATTGGTGAAGTCGAGCTGACTGAATGTGAGACGGTCAACCAGTTCACGGGCTCGAAGACAGAACCGCCACAGTTCACACGTGGCTATGGTCTGGTCTTTGGTCAGTCCGAAAGAAAATCCATCGCGATGGCTCTGGTCGATCGCGCGCTGCGTTGGGAAGAACTGGGCGAAGACAATCTGGGTGCACCGGCGCAGGACGAAGAATTTGTCCTGAGCCATGCGGATAACATTCAGGCCACAGGTTTCCTCGAACATATCAAACTGCCGCATTACGTCGACTTCCAGTCTGAGCTGGAGCTGGTCCGCAAACTGCGTCGCGAGGCTGAAGAACGCATTATGCCAAAGGAGGCCGCGGAATGA
- a CDS encoding HAD family phosphatase yields MKAVVFDIGNVLIRWDPHLAWLGEMGSREAVAEFLTRIDFQDRNLRADGGENFADLASELDDAEDRQRLSVYVEHYAMTVPQKIEGTWQLLYRLKEQGTQVHAITNWSAETWPVGVGAHPELGDVFDVTIVSGQEKLLKPQPEIFHRLCERAGLAPENCIFIDDGLHNVDGARAVGMDGIHFTTPQALESALIERGLL; encoded by the coding sequence ATGAAGGCCGTCGTTTTTGACATCGGAAATGTGCTGATCCGATGGGATCCGCATCTGGCCTGGTTGGGCGAGATGGGCAGCCGCGAGGCCGTGGCCGAGTTCCTGACCCGCATCGATTTTCAAGATCGCAATCTGAGGGCGGATGGCGGAGAGAATTTCGCCGATCTGGCGTCAGAACTGGATGACGCCGAAGACCGGCAACGCCTGAGTGTGTATGTTGAGCACTATGCCATGACTGTTCCGCAAAAGATCGAAGGAACCTGGCAACTGCTCTATCGATTGAAGGAGCAAGGCACGCAGGTTCACGCAATTACAAACTGGTCGGCGGAAACATGGCCGGTTGGTGTTGGCGCGCATCCCGAGTTGGGCGACGTCTTCGATGTGACCATCGTGTCCGGTCAGGAAAAGCTGTTGAAACCGCAGCCTGAGATTTTTCATCGCTTGTGTGAGCGGGCCGGGCTTGCGCCTGAAAACTGCATTTTCATCGACGACGGGCTGCACAACGTCGACGGCGCGCGCGCCGTTGGCATGGATGGCATCCACTTTACGACGCCTCAAGCGCTGGAAAGCGCGTTGATTGAAAGAGGTCTCCTATGA
- a CDS encoding alpha-D-ribose 1-methylphosphonate 5-phosphate C-P-lyase PhnJ, with the protein MSEYNFAYLDEQTKRMIRRAILKGLAVPGYQVPFASREMPMPYGWGTGGVQVSAATLTPEDTFKVIDQGADDTTNAVSIRKFFENTAGVATTEETKKATVIQTRHRIPEAKLREDQIIVYQVPIPEPLRFLEPRETETRKMHSLEEYGLMHVKLYEDISQHGAISTAYAYPVKVSGRYVMDPSPIPKFDNPKLEMDAIQLFGAGREQRIYAVPPHTKVVSLDFEDYPFEATKANHPCDLCGAEDSYLDEVIMDDAGNRMFVCSDTDYCRSRREAGHVGRLAEEDAA; encoded by the coding sequence ATGAGCGAGTACAACTTCGCCTACCTGGACGAACAAACCAAGCGGATGATCCGCCGGGCGATCCTGAAAGGTCTGGCTGTGCCTGGGTATCAGGTTCCCTTTGCCAGCCGCGAGATGCCCATGCCCTATGGCTGGGGGACGGGTGGCGTTCAGGTCTCGGCGGCGACACTGACGCCCGAGGATACGTTCAAAGTGATCGACCAAGGCGCAGACGACACCACCAACGCAGTGTCGATCCGCAAGTTCTTTGAGAACACCGCCGGAGTTGCCACCACGGAGGAGACGAAAAAAGCAACTGTCATCCAGACTCGCCACCGCATCCCCGAGGCGAAACTGCGCGAAGACCAGATCATCGTCTATCAGGTGCCGATCCCGGAACCTCTGCGCTTTTTGGAGCCGCGCGAGACCGAGACGCGCAAAATGCACAGCCTTGAAGAATACGGGCTAATGCATGTGAAACTGTACGAGGACATCAGTCAGCACGGGGCGATCTCAACCGCTTATGCCTATCCGGTCAAAGTATCAGGCCGGTATGTGATGGACCCGTCTCCGATCCCGAAATTCGACAACCCAAAGCTTGAGATGGACGCGATCCAGCTTTTTGGTGCAGGGCGCGAACAGCGTATCTATGCAGTGCCCCCGCATACCAAGGTCGTGAGCCTCGATTTCGAGGATTACCCGTTTGAGGCCACCAAAGCCAACCATCCCTGCGATCTGTGTGGGGCCGAGGACAGCTATCTGGATGAGGTTATCATGGATGACGCAGGCAACCGAATGTTTGTCTGCTCGGACACCGATTATTGCCGGTCGCGCCGTGAGGCAGGCCACGTGGGCCGACTGGCTGAGGAGGACGCGGCATGA
- the phnK gene encoding phosphonate C-P lyase system protein PhnK — MTPLLQVKGIEKRYGARIGCADVSFDLYPGEVMGIVGESGSGKSTLLNCLAGHLEPDAGQVIFDTRVDGPVDTVTMSEPERRMLGRTDWAFVHQHARDGLRMSVSAGGNIGERLMAVGDRHYGEIRDKAVDWLGRVEIEAARVDDRPSAFSGGMQQRLQIARNLVTGPRLVFMDEPTGGLDVSVQARLLDLLRGLVREMGLSAIIVTHDLAVVRLLADRLMVMKSGHVVEAGLTDQVLDDPQHAYTQLLVSSVLQV; from the coding sequence ATGACCCCCCTGTTGCAAGTCAAGGGCATCGAAAAGCGCTATGGCGCGCGGATCGGATGCGCGGATGTGAGCTTCGATCTCTACCCCGGAGAAGTGATGGGGATCGTCGGTGAAAGTGGTTCAGGTAAGTCGACCTTGCTGAATTGTCTGGCCGGGCACCTGGAACCGGACGCCGGGCAAGTGATCTTTGATACCCGAGTGGATGGACCGGTAGACACAGTCACCATGTCCGAGCCGGAACGTCGAATGCTCGGCCGCACTGACTGGGCCTTTGTGCATCAGCACGCACGCGACGGGCTGCGGATGTCTGTCAGCGCGGGGGGCAATATTGGTGAGCGGCTGATGGCCGTTGGCGACCGGCACTATGGCGAGATTCGGGACAAGGCCGTCGACTGGCTGGGCCGGGTCGAGATTGAAGCAGCCCGTGTGGATGATCGCCCCAGCGCGTTTTCTGGCGGGATGCAGCAGCGTCTGCAAATCGCGCGCAATCTGGTGACGGGCCCTCGGCTGGTGTTCATGGACGAACCGACTGGAGGGCTGGACGTATCCGTGCAGGCGCGCTTGCTGGATTTGTTGCGCGGTCTAGTGCGTGAAATGGGGCTGAGCGCCATCATCGTGACGCATGATCTGGCCGTGGTGCGCTTGCTGGCGGATCGGCTGATGGTGATGAAAAGCGGTCATGTGGTCGAAGCTGGGCTGACCGATCAGGTGCTGGACGACCCGCAGCATGCCTACACGCAGTTGCTTGTGTCCAGCGTATTGCAGGTTTGA
- the phnL gene encoding phosphonate C-P lyase system protein PhnL yields MIELIDVSKSFTLHNQGSAVIPVMEGASLKVVPGECVALTGASGAGKSTLMRVIYGNYLAASGQVLVGGLDVAKAEPRQILSLRRDTLGYVSQFLRVVPRVPTLEVVAEPLLAVGTDKQVALDKAAGLLKRLNIPERLWTLSPTTFSGGEQQRVNIARGFAHEYPAMLLDEPTASLDAQNRETVLSLIEEAKQRGAAIVGIFHDLEARERVCDREVNVSDFTPGLAA; encoded by the coding sequence ATGATTGAACTGATCGATGTGAGCAAGAGCTTCACCCTTCATAATCAAGGCAGCGCCGTGATCCCGGTTATGGAAGGCGCGTCGTTGAAAGTAGTGCCGGGGGAATGTGTCGCCCTGACGGGGGCGTCCGGTGCAGGTAAGTCCACACTCATGCGGGTGATCTATGGCAACTATCTGGCCGCTTCTGGTCAGGTGCTGGTCGGGGGGCTGGACGTTGCGAAAGCCGAGCCGCGCCAGATCCTGTCGCTGCGTCGCGATACTTTGGGTTATGTCAGCCAGTTCCTGCGGGTTGTGCCTCGGGTGCCGACGCTGGAGGTTGTGGCAGAGCCGCTGCTGGCCGTAGGCACGGACAAACAAGTTGCGTTGGATAAGGCGGCTGGGTTGCTGAAACGGCTGAATATTCCCGAGCGTTTGTGGACCCTGAGTCCAACGACATTCTCTGGCGGAGAGCAGCAGCGGGTGAACATTGCGCGTGGCTTTGCGCATGAATATCCTGCGATGTTACTGGATGAGCCGACGGCGAGCCTGGATGCGCAGAACCGGGAAACCGTTTTGTCTCTGATTGAAGAGGCAAAGCAACGTGGTGCGGCGATTGTTGGGATTTTCCACGATCTTGAAGCCCGCGAGCGAGTCTGTGATCGTGAAGTCAATGTCTCGGACTTTACACCGGGGCTGGCTGCATGA
- the phnN gene encoding phosphonate metabolism protein/1,5-bisphosphokinase (PRPP-forming) PhnN: protein MTLAPVIAVVGPSGVGKDSVMGALVAHAPGIQRLRRVITRPEGEEGEDFDRVSVATFQQMEQAGAFALSWPAHGLFYGVPNKITQQRQIADAVLVNLSRAVLVQAQEVFGDLIVISLTAEADVLAQRLSARGRESAAEQARRLGRAKAPLPDGLKRVIEVDNSGALEDTVAEILARLQPESA from the coding sequence ATGACGCTTGCCCCGGTCATAGCCGTTGTCGGACCTTCGGGGGTCGGCAAAGACAGCGTCATGGGGGCGTTGGTGGCCCATGCGCCCGGTATCCAGCGCTTGCGCCGAGTGATTACCCGTCCCGAAGGGGAAGAGGGTGAGGATTTCGACCGGGTTTCCGTCGCGACGTTTCAACAGATGGAGCAGGCCGGGGCTTTTGCGCTGAGCTGGCCTGCACATGGGCTGTTTTACGGTGTGCCGAACAAGATCACACAGCAGCGGCAGATAGCTGACGCTGTTCTGGTCAACCTGTCTCGTGCCGTGTTGGTGCAGGCGCAGGAGGTGTTTGGGGACCTGATCGTGATTTCCCTGACGGCCGAAGCTGATGTTTTGGCGCAGCGCCTATCCGCAAGAGGGCGGGAAAGCGCAGCAGAACAGGCGCGGCGGCTGGGTCGTGCCAAAGCGCCTTTGCCTGATGGTTTGAAACGGGTCATCGAAGTCGACAACTCCGGTGCGCTGGAAGACACCGTCGCCGAGATCCTTGCGCGACTTCAACCGGAAAGCGCGTAG
- a CDS encoding DUF1045 domain-containing protein — MTFTRYAIYFAPPAKAEWTKFATSWLGWDMETGSLVAHPVVGDIDVAAVTEVPRKYGLHATMKPPFRLRAVQTFDALHAACGSFASNQPPVTLDGLEIARLGRFLALRPMGETQALNTLAAACVQQLDNFREAASEAELARRRAAGLTPEQEANLVQWGYPYVLDGFRFHITLSGKLDKPTLRATQEALQAHLAPLLPQPFQITDLALMGEAEDGRFHLIHRYALSG; from the coding sequence GTGACATTCACGCGATACGCGATCTATTTTGCGCCACCCGCTAAGGCGGAGTGGACGAAATTTGCAACCAGCTGGCTGGGTTGGGACATGGAAACCGGATCTTTGGTCGCGCATCCGGTAGTCGGAGACATCGACGTTGCCGCAGTCACGGAAGTGCCACGTAAATACGGGCTGCACGCGACGATGAAACCCCCCTTCCGACTGCGCGCAGTCCAGACCTTCGACGCCTTGCACGCAGCTTGCGGCTCGTTCGCCTCCAACCAACCTCCTGTCACGCTGGATGGCCTCGAGATCGCGCGGCTTGGCCGCTTTCTGGCCCTGCGCCCCATGGGTGAGACGCAAGCATTGAACACCCTGGCCGCCGCTTGTGTTCAGCAATTGGACAATTTTCGCGAAGCCGCATCCGAGGCTGAACTGGCCCGCCGCCGCGCCGCTGGCCTGACACCGGAACAGGAGGCCAATCTGGTTCAATGGGGCTATCCTTATGTGCTGGACGGTTTTCGCTTTCACATCACGCTCAGCGGCAAGCTGGACAAACCGACCCTTCGGGCCACCCAAGAGGCGCTGCAAGCCCATCTGGCCCCGTTGCTGCCGCAGCCCTTCCAGATCACCGATCTGGCGCTGATGGGCGAGGCTGAGGATGGTCGGTTTCACCTGATCCATCGCTACGCGCTTTCCGGTTGA
- a CDS encoding alpha-D-ribose 1-methylphosphonate 5-triphosphate diphosphatase, whose amino-acid sequence MTEDLILANATLVLPNETVTGSVRIVGETIAEIDTGNAVPSGAIDCEGDYVSPGLVELHTDNLERHIQPRPRVDWPHAAAILAHDAELASTGITTVFDAMRVGSIPSGAARYGKYARGLSQELWDLREQDALKISHFLHLRAEVCSETLVEELDEFGPEDRVGLVSIMDHTPGQRQFRDMTKLEAYMKGKHAMDDDTFLQHVAQLKGLRDRNGDVHEVETVKAARRFGAVLASHDDTTEDQVKVSAGHGIRLAEFPTTVEAARACHDHDIKVMMGAPNIIRGGSHSGNVAARDLAELGHLDIMSSDYVPSALLLSAAMLGEMWDDIARGMKTVTLAPALAAGLEDRGELRAGARADVIRFRMRAGVPALNSVWARGRRVA is encoded by the coding sequence ATGACAGAAGACTTGATCCTTGCCAATGCCACGCTTGTGTTGCCGAATGAAACCGTAACCGGCAGCGTCCGGATTGTGGGCGAGACCATCGCCGAGATTGATACCGGAAACGCGGTTCCGTCTGGTGCAATCGATTGCGAAGGCGATTATGTCAGCCCTGGTCTGGTTGAATTGCACACAGACAACCTTGAACGCCACATTCAACCCAGGCCACGGGTAGACTGGCCTCATGCAGCTGCGATCCTTGCACATGACGCGGAATTGGCCAGCACCGGGATCACGACCGTGTTTGATGCCATGCGGGTCGGATCGATCCCGTCAGGAGCAGCGCGTTATGGAAAATACGCGCGTGGCCTGTCGCAGGAATTGTGGGATCTGCGCGAACAGGATGCGTTGAAGATCAGCCATTTCCTGCATTTGCGGGCCGAGGTGTGTTCTGAAACTTTGGTCGAAGAGCTGGATGAGTTCGGGCCAGAGGATCGGGTTGGTCTTGTGTCCATCATGGATCACACACCCGGACAGCGGCAGTTCCGCGACATGACCAAACTTGAGGCATATATGAAGGGCAAACATGCGATGGACGATGACACATTCCTGCAGCATGTGGCCCAGTTAAAGGGTCTTCGCGACCGTAATGGCGATGTGCATGAGGTTGAGACCGTCAAAGCCGCGCGTCGTTTTGGGGCGGTTTTGGCCAGTCATGACGATACGACGGAAGATCAGGTGAAAGTCTCGGCAGGTCACGGTATCCGACTGGCTGAGTTTCCGACCACGGTCGAGGCAGCGCGTGCCTGTCACGATCACGATATCAAGGTCATGATGGGGGCACCCAACATCATTCGCGGTGGCTCGCATTCGGGCAACGTCGCGGCGCGCGATTTGGCCGAACTTGGGCATCTGGACATCATGTCATCGGATTATGTGCCGTCGGCCCTGCTGTTGTCGGCGGCCATGCTGGGCGAGATGTGGGATGATATAGCGCGCGGTATGAAAACGGTCACTTTGGCCCCTGCGCTGGCCGCGGGACTGGAAGATCGGGGTGAGTTACGCGCCGGCGCCCGAGCCGATGTCATCCGTTTCCGGATGCGGGCCGGGGTTCCTGCGCTTAATTCGGTCTGGGCGCGTGGTCGGCGTGTCGCCTGA
- a CDS encoding class I SAM-dependent methyltransferase: MSRLDSMLRRLTAQRDGLNWAAQRISGQPGDVLDMGLGNGRTYDHLREILPERRIWVMDRVLQCHPDSTPPAEDFLQGEAEPMLKKLAADGQKIALAHYDFGRGIKQEDVAEAARLSPLVAQVMQPGGLLISGQPLVGFNQIKGPETIAPDRYLFYTA, encoded by the coding sequence ATGAGCCGACTGGATTCCATGCTGCGCCGACTGACGGCTCAACGCGACGGGTTGAACTGGGCTGCCCAGCGCATCAGCGGACAGCCAGGTGATGTGCTGGACATGGGTTTGGGCAATGGCCGCACCTATGATCACCTGCGCGAAATCCTACCGGAACGCCGAATCTGGGTGATGGACCGGGTCCTGCAATGCCACCCGGACAGCACCCCTCCGGCCGAAGATTTCCTGCAAGGTGAGGCCGAGCCGATGCTCAAGAAACTGGCGGCAGACGGGCAAAAGATCGCGTTGGCACATTACGATTTCGGACGCGGGATCAAACAGGAAGATGTGGCTGAAGCCGCGCGGCTCAGTCCATTGGTCGCGCAAGTCATGCAGCCCGGCGGTTTGCTGATTTCCGGTCAGCCCCTTGTCGGCTTTAACCAGATCAAAGGGCCCGAGACGATTGCCCCGGACCGATACCTGTTCTACACCGCCTGA
- a CDS encoding polysaccharide deacetylase family protein, with protein sequence MTPDWHPLDAELDHWRASGMSFPLWWRDDDAVAPTPQLDQLADMSAELGLPVHLAVIPHHATPALAEYVADRPCLIPVVHGWAHYNHAPVGEKKAEFRLNRPLDQMVDDAKAGMARLDAMFGGNLRPMFVPPWNRIAPEMVAQLPRLGFRVLSTATPRQTPFAAPGLGQINTHLDPIDWRGTRSLINPDILIAQTVDLLRDRREGRADNAEPFGILTHHLVHDQDIWTFTEALLRKLLKGPATIWVAPKNE encoded by the coding sequence ATGACCCCCGACTGGCACCCTCTGGACGCCGAGCTGGATCACTGGCGTGCATCGGGTATGTCATTTCCGCTCTGGTGGCGTGACGATGACGCCGTCGCTCCAACTCCTCAATTGGACCAATTGGCTGATATGTCTGCGGAATTGGGCCTACCTGTTCATCTGGCTGTCATTCCCCACCACGCGACCCCGGCATTGGCCGAGTATGTCGCGGACCGACCTTGTTTGATCCCTGTGGTGCATGGCTGGGCGCACTATAACCACGCGCCTGTGGGAGAGAAGAAGGCCGAGTTCCGTCTCAATCGACCGCTGGACCAGATGGTCGATGATGCAAAGGCAGGAATGGCCCGTCTTGATGCGATGTTCGGTGGTAACCTGCGTCCCATGTTTGTTCCCCCGTGGAACCGCATCGCGCCCGAGATGGTCGCGCAACTTCCCCGCCTGGGCTTTCGTGTCCTGTCCACTGCGACGCCGCGCCAAACACCTTTTGCCGCACCGGGGCTGGGACAAATCAACACCCATCTTGACCCGATTGACTGGCGCGGCACACGCAGTCTGATCAACCCCGACATCCTGATCGCGCAGACAGTTGATCTGTTGCGCGACCGGCGCGAAGGACGCGCAGACAACGCTGAACCATTTGGCATATTGACCCATCATCTGGTCCATGATCAGGACATTTGGACCTTTACCGAGGCCCTGCTGCGCAAATTGTTGAAAGGCCCGGCCACGATCTGGGTCGCGCCTAAGAACGAATAA
- a CDS encoding glycosyltransferase family protein, producing the protein MKVMIIVTHLLGTGHLSRALTLGRAFRDDGHEVMVVTGGMPAPQLDSSGMTLFGLPPLRSDGTNFTRLLTETGEEADAAYHEARVTALVQAVKTFQPQVLITELYPFGRRSLTAEFDAALSTATELPVRPVVLGSIRDILAPPSKPAKAERADDIVTRYYDGVLVHSTESVTPLSVSWPVSDQLSGRLHYTGFVAPELPQPHPDLVGEGEILVSAGGGSVGQPIFRAAIEAARQMPNRRWRLLVGGTDAKARIAELSEQAKGTSVILEQVRPDFRQMLPLAAASVSMCGYNTAMDILQSGTPAVFVPFDDGKEVEQGLRGQSLSGLSAIEVLESQSLSGAALAQAVERIIADGPRAKQDFGFDGAAQSVRIAKRLLELRA; encoded by the coding sequence ATGAAGGTGATGATCATCGTCACACACCTGTTGGGAACAGGGCATCTCAGCCGCGCTTTGACCCTTGGTCGTGCATTTCGGGATGACGGGCACGAGGTCATGGTGGTGACGGGCGGAATGCCTGCACCGCAGCTGGACAGCAGTGGAATGACGTTGTTTGGCCTGCCCCCTTTAAGGTCGGACGGCACCAATTTCACCCGCTTGCTGACCGAAACCGGCGAAGAGGCTGATGCCGCCTATCATGAGGCGCGTGTGACGGCTCTGGTACAGGCTGTAAAAACGTTCCAGCCACAGGTGCTGATCACCGAGCTTTATCCTTTTGGTCGCAGATCGCTGACCGCCGAGTTCGACGCAGCGTTGAGCACAGCAACAGAGCTGCCGGTACGTCCGGTTGTTCTGGGGTCGATCCGAGATATTCTGGCCCCGCCCTCAAAACCCGCCAAGGCCGAGCGCGCAGACGATATTGTGACCCGGTACTATGACGGCGTACTGGTTCATTCGACCGAAAGCGTGACGCCCCTATCCGTCAGTTGGCCGGTTTCAGATCAACTGTCGGGCCGGTTGCACTATACCGGCTTTGTTGCGCCTGAATTGCCCCAACCTCACCCGGATTTGGTGGGTGAAGGTGAAATTCTGGTCAGCGCCGGCGGCGGCTCTGTTGGGCAACCGATCTTTCGTGCGGCCATCGAGGCCGCCCGCCAGATGCCCAACAGGCGCTGGCGTCTGTTGGTGGGCGGTACGGATGCCAAGGCGCGGATTGCCGAACTGTCGGAACAGGCCAAAGGAACCTCGGTCATTCTTGAACAAGTGCGCCCGGATTTTCGCCAGATGTTGCCGCTTGCGGCAGCGTCGGTCAGTATGTGCGGCTACAACACCGCGATGGATATTCTGCAAAGCGGAACACCTGCGGTTTTTGTCCCATTCGATGACGGCAAAGAGGTTGAACAAGGTCTGCGCGGGCAGAGCTTGTCCGGCCTGTCCGCTATTGAAGTTCTGGAAAGTCAATCGCTGAGCGGGGCCGCACTTGCCCAAGCGGTTGAACGCATCATTGCCGATGGTCCCCGCGCAAAGCAGGATTTCGGATTTGACGGCGCTGCCCAAAGCGTACGCATCGCTAAACGCCTGTTGGAGCTGCGTGCATGA
- a CDS encoding histidine phosphatase family protein, with the protein MTKLALLRHGHTHWNRAGQIQGRSDIPLDDDARTELAGYRLPDNWAQADIWSSPLQRAHETAQIVSGRIPQTSGALTEMNWGDWEGQRGVDLIADTTSGYKHIEDWGWDFRPPNGESPADVRDRLRPWLSALQNDAVAVCHIGIMRVILAQAWGWNFVGPAPFKIKRNRLYIVDVNTMTADPDPIRLPKRETLP; encoded by the coding sequence ATGACCAAGCTTGCGCTGCTTCGCCACGGGCACACACACTGGAACCGCGCTGGTCAGATACAGGGCCGAAGCGACATTCCCCTGGACGATGACGCACGAACGGAATTGGCTGGCTATCGCCTGCCGGACAACTGGGCACAGGCTGACATCTGGTCCAGCCCGCTACAACGCGCCCATGAGACCGCCCAAATCGTCTCGGGTCGCATCCCGCAAACGTCAGGCGCGCTGACCGAGATGAACTGGGGCGATTGGGAGGGTCAACGCGGCGTTGATCTGATCGCGGACACAACAAGCGGTTACAAGCATATCGAAGATTGGGGGTGGGATTTCCGACCGCCAAATGGCGAAAGTCCGGCAGATGTTCGTGACAGGTTGCGCCCTTGGCTGTCCGCGCTGCAAAACGATGCGGTGGCTGTCTGCCATATCGGCATCATGCGGGTCATACTGGCCCAAGCCTGGGGTTGGAATTTTGTTGGCCCTGCCCCCTTCAAGATCAAACGCAATCGGCTGTATATCGTTGATGTGAATACCATGACCGCTGACCCCGATCCCATACGCTTGCCAAAACGAGAGACCTTGCCATGA